Below is a genomic region from Sediminitomix flava.
GTTTATGACTTCTAATGATCTAAATGCTGAAGATGTCGTAAAAAGAGGTTCAAAATTATCATTCCCTGAATCTGTTAAAAGTTTGTTCAGAGGTGAGCTTGGGCAAGTACATGGTGGATTTCCGAAAGAATTGCAAAAAGCTATTCTAGGAGATGAAAAGCCATTTACAGGTCGTCCGAATGAACACCTTGAACCTGTAGATTTTGAACAAGAGTTTGAAGAGTTCAAACAGAAGTATGATAAGTATTGTACGTTCTTAGATTTCCTTTCATACAAGTTGTATCCGAAAGTTTACGATAACTTTAAGAAACACCTTGAAGTATATGGAAATGTATCTCGTATTCCAACGAAAGCGTTCTTCTATGGGATGAAGATCGGTGAAGAAATTTCTATCTCTTTGAGAAAAGGTAAAGAAATTTTGGTAACACTTCTTTATGTTTCTGAACCTACAGAAGATGGATTTAGAGAAGTTACTTTTTCTCTGAATGGTAAGACGAGAACATTGATGGTTAAAGATCATTCTTTAGTAATTGAATCGTCTTCAAACCAGAAAGCAAATTCGGATATTTTGGAGGAAGTAGGTTCGCCTCTCCAAGGTAGAATTGCAGCTGTTTTAGTGAAAAAAGGACAAGAGGTTAAAGAGAATGACGCCTTATTTGTCATCGAGGCAATGAAAATGGAAAGTACAATCTCTGCACCTAAAGATGGTACAGTTGGGAGTATCTATTTAGATAAAGGAGCTCTTGTAGAACAAGATGACCTTGTTATTCGCCTTGATTAGTATAAGTAGAATTATCCACTATTAATATAAAGGCCATCCTTTCGGGGATGGTTTTTTTATGGAATTTGAAATTGTGTGTTAATAATTGTAATCAAATACATCTGTGTTACAATTTCTATTAACTTGCAAAGTTGGGGCTAAATCAAAGCAAGCAGCTTACTTAGAGTTGACAAATTTGCACTAGCCTTAAATTGACATTTGAGCACTTTCATAATTGATAATGTGTTCAGTGTATAGTCCTGATAAAAAATAAAAACCATTTAGTATGCAAATCAGAAAAGCATATAGCTTCGACGACGTTTTAATTGTTCCAAAATACAATACGATCAGTTCACGTAGGGATGTAAATTTCCGAACTAAAGTGACTAAACGTTTCAGTATTGATATTCCAGTTCTTATTGCGAATATGGACACCGTTTGTGAAGCCGAAATGTGTATCGCGGTTGGAAGATTAGGAGGACTTGGTGTGTTACACCGTTTCCTAACAATTGAGGAGCAAGCTGCTGAGGTGAAAAAAGTAAAAGCAGAAGGTCTAATTTGTGCAGCTGCTTTAGGTATCAAAGATTATGAAGAAAGACTACAATCTCTTTCAGATGCAGGTGTAGATATTATCGTGTTAGATATTGCTCACGGACACTCTGAGATGACGAAAGTTTGTCTAGAATATATTAAAGCTAATTATGAGCAGATTGATGTTTTGGTTGGAAACATCGCAACTCGTGATGCTGCTGTTGATTTCTTGAACTGGGGTGCTGATGGTCTAAAAGTAGGTATTGGCCCAGGTTCTATGTGTACAACTCGTATCATGACAGGATGTGGAGTACCTCAATTATCTGCAATTAATGATGTTTATGAAGCTGTAGGTGATCGTATTCCAATCTGTGGTGACGGTGGTATCAAACAACCTGGTGATATTGTAAAAGCAATTGGTGCTGGTGCAGATAATGTTATGGTTGGTTCAATAGTAAGTGGTACTGACGAAGCTCCAGGTGAAGTAATCACAGTAAAAGGAGAGAAGTATAAAACTTATCGAGGAATGGCTTCTTTTGATGCTGCAATTAGCAAATTGAAAAAGGATAATAAAAAGACTCGTGAAGTAATTTCTGTAGAAGGAGAGAAAACTCTAGTTCCTTACAAAGGAGCTGTTGAGCCAATTATTAAAAAGTACTTAGGAGGTTTAGCTTCAGGTATGACTTATAACGGAGCACGTGAGATTTCTGAATTGAAAGGTAATGTTGAATTCGTTGAAATGAGTTCTTCTGGATATCAAGAAAGTAAAGCCCACGG
It encodes:
- a CDS encoding guanosine monophosphate reductase; the protein is MQIRKAYSFDDVLIVPKYNTISSRRDVNFRTKVTKRFSIDIPVLIANMDTVCEAEMCIAVGRLGGLGVLHRFLTIEEQAAEVKKVKAEGLICAAALGIKDYEERLQSLSDAGVDIIVLDIAHGHSEMTKVCLEYIKANYEQIDVLVGNIATRDAAVDFLNWGADGLKVGIGPGSMCTTRIMTGCGVPQLSAINDVYEAVGDRIPICGDGGIKQPGDIVKAIGAGADNVMVGSIVSGTDEAPGEVITVKGEKYKTYRGMASFDAAISKLKKDNKKTREVISVEGEKTLVPYKGAVEPIIKKYLGGLASGMTYNGAREISELKGNVEFVEMSSSGYQESKAHGVRTV